TCGGGAAATTCCATGTCGGCCGGATTGGGCTTGAGCGCCGCCTCCTGATCGGGATCGAGAACCGGGGCCGGTACCGCCTGCGAAGGCGTGGGAGCGGCCGCCTCGGGCTGCGGTGCGGCAACGGCAGGGGCCGGCGCTGCCACGGGAGCGGCGCTGGAAGGCGGCGTGGCCGGAGCATTGCTACCCCGCCCCAGCAACATACCGCCCGCCACGGCCAGCGCGACCACGGCTATGCCGATGCCCGCGAACAGCGGCCAACGCGACGCAGTGGGTGCGGGGGCCGGGGTGGGCTGCGGTTGGTACTGCGGTGGCGGCGGAACGCGCGGCGTCGACGGTTCCGCGGTGCCGCGCTGGCCACACAGATCGGCCAGGCTGAGCTTGACCTTGCGCCATCCCGGATGGTCGTCCTCGCCGCGCCAGTCGCCCATTTCGGCATACTGGATCTGGTTGAATGGCAGCGGCGGCATGACATCGTCGATCGCGGTCTGAATCAGCTTGCGCTGGTTGCGCGCCATGTCGGCCTCGGCGCGGACCCATTCCGATTTGGCCGCGCTGGCCGACCAGACGACGATCGCCGCCTTGGCGCTCGCGACTTTCTCGGTGATCACGTCGCCATAGGACTGGTGCGGCGGCAGCTCGGCATCCCACCACACGTCATAGCCGGCCGCCTCTACGGCGCGGGCCAGCATCGCCACCATCGGCTGGTCGCTGCGCGAATAGGAAATGAATACGTCGACCATCGGCAGCCCCGCCCGTTGCGGATGCGAGGATAAGGCGCGCTAACGGTCTCTCCAAGCAGGGATTTCATCCCGCCGCGGTTTTCGGCTAAGGATGGCCACATGGCCGTGCTGCCCTTCCGACCGACGCCCTTCTTCGCCAACAAGAACCAGGCCTTCTGGCGCCTGCAGGCAGCCGGCTGGGCCGGTGCGATGCTGCTGCGCGCGATGTCGAGCCTGGCCAATGCCCAGCCGCCCTCGTTCCTCGTGCTGCTGCTGATCGCGACGATCACGGGCTTCTCGATCTCGCTGCTGCTTTCGGTGGTCTATCGCCAGCTGATCCAGCAGCGGCCGCTGATCACCTGGGGCGTGACCATGCTGATCCTGCCGTTCGCGGTGGCGCTCAACGCCTTCATCGATGCCTGGGTAATCTCGCTCTACCGCGCCGAGAGCGAATCCAGCTTCGCACAGCTGTTCGTCGGCGTGTTCTACCTCGACCTGACGCTGCTCGGCGCCTGGTCCGCGCTCTATTACGCGATCAATTTCTTCCTCCAGATCGAGGAGCAGAACGACCAGCTGATCCGGCTGGAGAACCAGGCGACCAGCGCCCAGCTCGCCATGCTGCGCTACCAGCTGAACCCGCACTTCCTGTTCAACACGCTGAACTCGATCTCGACGCTGGTGCTGCTCAAACAGACCGAACCGGCCAACGCGATGCTGAGCCGCTTGTCATCGTTCCTGCGCTACACGCTGATCAACGAGCCCGGCGGGCGGGTCACGGTCTCGCAGGAAATCGACACGCTGAAGCTCTACCTCGACATCGAACGGATGCGCTTCGAGGAGCGGCTGCGCACCACCTTCAACGTCGATCCGGCGACCGAGACCGCGCTGCTGCCCTCGCTGCTGCTGCAGCCACTGGTCGAGAACGCGATCAAATATGCGGTCGGCCCGCAGGAGAGCGGCGCCGAGATCACGATCACGACGCAACTCATCGGCCAGAACCTTCGCATCACCGT
The window above is part of the Novosphingobium sp. G106 genome. Proteins encoded here:
- a CDS encoding sensor histidine kinase, which gives rise to MAVLPFRPTPFFANKNQAFWRLQAAGWAGAMLLRAMSSLANAQPPSFLVLLLIATITGFSISLLLSVVYRQLIQQRPLITWGVTMLILPFAVALNAFIDAWVISLYRAESESSFAQLFVGVFYLDLTLLGAWSALYYAINFFLQIEEQNDQLIRLENQATSAQLAMLRYQLNPHFLFNTLNSISTLVLLKQTEPANAMLSRLSSFLRYTLINEPGGRVTVSQEIDTLKLYLDIERMRFEERLRTTFNVDPATETALLPSLLLQPLVENAIKYAVGPQESGAEITITTQLIGQNLRITVSDTGPGLQSASTSNRLSGVSFDGGEPVSTGVGLANIRDRLAQAYGEQHRFETLEPPEGGFAVVIEIPVERREIAEQEPIAPRIVAAAG
- a CDS encoding TIR domain-containing protein — its product is MVDVFISYSRSDQPMVAMLARAVEAAGYDVWWDAELPPHQSYGDVITEKVASAKAAIVVWSASAAKSEWVRAEADMARNQRKLIQTAIDDVMPPLPFNQIQYAEMGDWRGEDDHPGWRKVKLSLADLCGQRGTAEPSTPRVPPPPQYQPQPTPAPAPTASRWPLFAGIGIAVVALAVAGGMLLGRGSNAPATPPSSAAPVAAPAPAVAAPQPEAAAPTPSQAVPAPVLDPDQEAALKPNPADMEFPDSSTRLLTAAEVMSKGPTTLRIARNEIYARKGRKFNDPWLRDWFSRYTWYKPLYDQVQLTPTEQSNVDLLAKAEARYGG